Proteins from one Lachnospiraceae bacterium KGMB03038 genomic window:
- a CDS encoding flavodoxin: MKGKKLMAMMTACVLAAGMLAGCGSDTQSSQEDSQEQTAQEEPQDEAEDTSDAAAGSGNVLVVYYSATGNTEEAANMIADAAGGDLFELEPADPYTDEDLDWTNDDSRVTQEYENEDQRDVELVSTTVDNWDSYDTVFIGYPIWWGIAAWPVDSFVENNDFTGKTVIPFCTSASSGIGDSGNLLADLAGTGDWQEGQRFSSSPDEAEVQEWVNGLGL; this comes from the coding sequence ATGAAAGGAAAGAAACTGATGGCAATGATGACGGCATGCGTGTTGGCGGCAGGTATGCTGGCTGGCTGCGGTTCTGATACGCAGAGCAGCCAGGAGGACAGTCAGGAACAGACGGCCCAGGAAGAACCCCAGGATGAGGCGGAAGATACATCTGATGCTGCTGCCGGATCTGGAAATGTGCTGGTGGTTTATTATTCCGCTACTGGTAATACAGAGGAGGCGGCCAATATGATCGCGGATGCGGCAGGAGGCGACCTTTTTGAACTGGAGCCGGCAGATCCATACACGGACGAAGATCTGGACTGGACTAACGATGACAGCCGAGTGACCCAGGAATACGAGAATGAGGATCAAAGAGATGTGGAACTGGTTTCTACAACGGTGGATAACTGGGATTCTTATGACACAGTGTTTATCGGATATCCGATCTGGTGGGGAATAGCCGCATGGCCCGTAGATTCTTTTGTAGAAAATAATGATTTCACAGGCAAGACGGTGATCCCGTTCTGTACTTCCGCTTCTTCTGGAATTGGTGACAGTGGAAATCTGCTGGCCGATCTGGCAGGCACCGGAGACTGGCAGGAAGGACAGAGATTCAGTTCCAGCCCGGACGAAGCGGAGGTTCAGGAGTGGGTGAACGGACTGGGACTGTAA
- a CDS encoding zinc-binding dehydrogenase: MRCAARLRKQCFEVAKEYGATHLVDYHNEDYLEQIVKDNGGPVDGVILCGGSEKELSKGLSILKKGGTLVNLSAYFGGDPIEIDPSVWGFGYGDKTIKGSGCRGGRLWMSRMAQLIATGRIAPEKLVTHRYHGMDKIPEAMGLFLNHDRSLIKPIIYND, translated from the coding sequence ATGAGATGTGCGGCGAGATTACGAAAACAGTGCTTTGAAGTGGCGAAAGAATATGGGGCTACTCACCTGGTAGACTATCATAACGAAGATTATCTGGAACAGATAGTAAAAGACAATGGAGGGCCGGTGGACGGAGTGATTCTTTGCGGCGGCAGTGAAAAAGAACTGAGCAAAGGACTGTCTATTTTGAAAAAAGGAGGTACTCTCGTTAACCTGAGCGCTTATTTTGGCGGGGATCCGATAGAAATCGATCCGAGTGTCTGGGGATTCGGCTATGGAGATAAAACTATCAAGGGGTCCGGATGCCGGGGAGGCAGACTATGGATGTCACGGATGGCACAGCTGATCGCGACAGGAAGAATTGCCCCGGAGAAACTGGTCACGCACAGATATCACGGTATGGATAAGATACCGGAAGCCATGGGATTATTCTTAAATCATGACAGGAGTCTGATCAAACCGATCATATATAACGATTAA
- the cadA gene encoding cadmium-translocating P-type ATPase, giving the protein MNKKQKKMLARILTAAALLVGLNFVPVTGLAKLGLYLIPYLIIGYDILLKALKGIRNRQVFDENFLMAVATAGAIAIALYEQNGDYTEAIAVMLFYQVGELFQSYAVGKSRRNISELMDIRPDYANVECDGKLEKIDPDEVEIGTVIVVQPGEKVPIDGIIVEGTTTLNTSALTGESLPRDASAGDEIISGCINMTGVLKVRTTKEFGESTVSKILDLVENASSRKSRSEEFISKFARIYTPAVCYAALALAFLPPLVRMAGMGLPADWDTWIYRALTFLVISCPCALVISIPLSFFAGIGGASNAGVLVKGSNYLETLSQTRIVVFDKTGTLTQGVFQVNGVHHNEIEEEKLIEYAALAESASSHPISKSIQKAYGKEIDRSRVTDIREISGNGVTAKVDGHEVAAGNDKLMEHLGVSYINCRSVGTIIHIAIDGTYAGHILISDVLKPHSKEAVRELKAAGVDRTVMLTGDINKVADQVAGELGIDEVYSELLPVDKVEKVEELIAGKSEKEKLAFVGDGINDAPVLGRADIGIAMGAMGSDAAIEAADVVLMDDDPIKISKAIKISRKCLGIVYQNIVFAIGVKLICLALGALGIANMWLAIFADVGVMILAVLNAIRALFVKKL; this is encoded by the coding sequence ATGAACAAAAAGCAGAAAAAGATGCTGGCACGTATCCTGACAGCGGCGGCCCTTCTGGTGGGGCTGAATTTTGTCCCGGTCACAGGGCTGGCAAAACTGGGATTATATCTGATTCCCTATCTGATCATTGGGTATGATATTTTATTAAAGGCTTTGAAGGGAATCCGCAACCGGCAGGTATTTGACGAAAATTTTCTGATGGCCGTGGCCACGGCAGGCGCGATCGCCATCGCTCTTTACGAGCAGAATGGGGACTACACGGAAGCCATCGCGGTCATGCTGTTCTATCAGGTTGGAGAACTGTTCCAGAGTTACGCGGTAGGAAAAAGCCGGCGCAACATCAGTGAGCTGATGGATATCCGGCCGGATTACGCCAATGTGGAGTGTGATGGGAAATTGGAAAAGATAGATCCGGACGAAGTGGAGATCGGCACGGTGATCGTGGTACAGCCGGGAGAGAAGGTGCCCATTGACGGAATCATCGTGGAAGGGACCACCACTTTAAATACCAGCGCGCTTACAGGCGAGAGCCTTCCAAGAGATGCTTCCGCCGGGGATGAGATCATCAGCGGCTGCATCAATATGACAGGCGTATTGAAGGTGAGGACAACGAAAGAATTTGGAGAGTCTACGGTTTCTAAGATCCTGGATTTGGTAGAGAACGCCAGTTCCCGCAAGTCCAGATCTGAAGAATTTATCTCCAAATTCGCCAGGATCTATACGCCGGCGGTGTGTTATGCCGCATTGGCGCTGGCGTTCCTTCCGCCGCTGGTACGGATGGCCGGTATGGGACTTCCGGCGGATTGGGATACCTGGATCTATCGGGCGCTGACCTTCCTGGTGATCAGCTGTCCCTGCGCGCTTGTGATCAGTATCCCCTTAAGTTTCTTTGCGGGGATCGGAGGAGCCAGCAATGCGGGTGTCTTGGTGAAAGGGTCAAACTATCTGGAAACCTTGTCCCAGACCAGGATCGTTGTCTTTGATAAAACCGGGACGCTGACCCAGGGCGTCTTCCAGGTGAATGGGGTCCATCATAACGAGATAGAAGAAGAAAAGCTGATCGAGTACGCCGCCCTGGCGGAAAGCGCTTCCTCCCATCCCATCAGCAAGAGTATTCAGAAGGCTTACGGAAAAGAGATCGATCGTTCTCGTGTAACGGATATCCGGGAAATCAGCGGAAATGGCGTGACGGCGAAAGTGGACGGCCACGAAGTGGCGGCCGGCAATGATAAATTAATGGAACATCTGGGAGTGTCTTATATCAACTGCCGCAGTGTGGGGACGATCATCCATATTGCCATCGATGGGACTTACGCGGGACACATCCTGATCTCGGATGTCCTGAAGCCTCATTCCAAGGAGGCTGTCCGGGAATTAAAGGCGGCAGGTGTGGACAGGACAGTGATGCTGACGGGGGATATTAATAAGGTAGCGGATCAGGTGGCGGGAGAACTTGGGATTGATGAAGTATACAGTGAACTGCTCCCGGTCGACAAAGTAGAGAAGGTGGAAGAGCTGATCGCCGGCAAATCTGAGAAAGAGAAACTGGCATTTGTGGGAGACGGCATAAACGACGCGCCGGTACTTGGCCGGGCCGACATCGGTATCGCAATGGGAGCCATGGGTTCAGACGCGGCTATTGAGGCGGCGGATGTGGTTCTGATGGATGATGATCCCATAAAGATCTCTAAGGCGATCAAGATTTCCCGGAAATGCCTGGGGATCGTCTATCAGAACATTGTATTTGCTATTGGCGTAAAGCTGATCTGCCTGGCCCTTGGGGCTCTGGGAATCGCCAATATGTGGCTGGCCATCTTCGCCGATGTGGGCGTGATGATCCTGGCGGTGCTGAACGCGATCCGGGCGTTGTTTGTAAAAAAACTCTGA
- a CDS encoding 2-hydroxyglutaryl-CoA dehydratase, translated as MKKKAYLGIDIGSISTKGVIIDEENRFLAECYLWTEGNPTQATKKVLHALREQFDEETYQIAASGTTGSARKLVGSMIGAQVVKNEITAHAVGTTTLHPDVRTILEIGGQDSKIICVENGVAVDYAMNTLCAAGTGAFLSSQAHRLGVEVEEFGDIALKAKKAAPIAARCTVFAESDLVHKLQVGCPKEEIIAGLCKAVAGNYLNNVAKGKKIVAPVVFQGGVSKNAGVVHMFQEELGMPVLVDERGHLMGAFGIAVLAREEQEEGAFSFDVAEMEFKTREVICGKCANHCEIICVYRDGLLIDSWGNRCDNGAVRQ; from the coding sequence ATGAAGAAAAAGGCGTATCTGGGAATCGACATCGGTTCCATCTCGACAAAAGGGGTTATTATAGACGAAGAGAACAGATTTCTGGCGGAGTGTTATCTTTGGACCGAGGGGAATCCTACCCAGGCTACGAAAAAGGTGCTTCACGCTCTGCGGGAACAGTTTGATGAAGAAACCTATCAGATCGCGGCCTCCGGGACTACAGGAAGCGCCAGAAAGCTGGTGGGAAGTATGATCGGCGCCCAGGTGGTGAAAAATGAGATTACCGCCCATGCGGTGGGGACTACCACTTTGCATCCAGACGTGCGCACGATCCTGGAGATCGGAGGCCAGGATTCTAAGATCATCTGCGTTGAAAACGGGGTGGCGGTAGATTATGCCATGAATACTCTGTGCGCCGCGGGAACCGGGGCCTTTTTGTCCAGCCAGGCACATCGTCTGGGGGTAGAGGTAGAAGAATTTGGAGATATTGCGCTGAAGGCAAAGAAGGCGGCTCCAATCGCGGCAAGATGCACGGTTTTCGCGGAGTCTGACTTGGTCCACAAATTGCAGGTGGGATGTCCCAAAGAAGAGATTATCGCCGGCCTTTGCAAGGCGGTGGCTGGAAATTACCTGAACAATGTGGCGAAGGGAAAGAAGATCGTCGCGCCTGTTGTATTCCAGGGAGGCGTCAGTAAAAACGCCGGCGTGGTCCATATGTTCCAGGAGGAACTGGGGATGCCGGTGCTGGTGGATGAGAGAGGGCATCTTATGGGAGCTTTTGGAATCGCGGTCCTGGCCAGGGAAGAGCAGGAGGAAGGAGCCTTTTCTTTTGATGTTGCCGAGATGGAATTCAAGACCAGAGAAGTGATCTGCGGGAAATGCGCCAATCACTGTGAGATCATCTGCGTCTATCGGGACGGCCTGCTGATCGACTCCTGGGGGAATCGGTGCGACAATGGAGCTGTACGGCAGTAG
- a CDS encoding heavy-metal-associated domain-containing protein: MKKTYKIDVDCANCANKMEEAAKNTAGVKDATVNFMMLKMIVEFEEGQEPKAVMKEVLKNCKKVEDDCEIYL; the protein is encoded by the coding sequence ATGAAGAAGACATATAAGATTGACGTGGACTGTGCAAACTGCGCGAATAAGATGGAAGAGGCGGCGAAAAATACAGCAGGTGTTAAAGATGCCACCGTTAACTTCATGATGCTCAAGATGATCGTGGAATTCGAAGAAGGACAGGAGCCAAAGGCAGTCATGAAGGAAGTATTGAAAAACTGTAAGAAAGTAGAAGACGACTGTGAGATCTATCTCTGA
- a CDS encoding MATE family efflux transporter — protein sequence MDEHELMGELKISKAVMKMAVPSVISSLVTVVYNMADTFFVGQTGDPLQVAAVSLTNPIFILLMAFANMLGMGGSAVLSVALGAKDEKRAKNAAAFVTYASLFLGILAAAVMILFMDPILTLFGANVETYEFARGYTFHISYGAPFIIWSAAASFIVRAEGASKEAMVGSMIGTIANIVLDPIFISVLDQGTAGAAIATTIGNVLASVYYLWYFLKKSRVLSIRWRDFTVRQGILTKTCSSGLPTAIFSALMSVSTIVLNQLLVVYGNDPVAAIGIVFKANMFITFLQMGLANGVQPLLGYNYGSGNIKRFRGVESYTKKCCLAAGVAATVLYFVFREPIIRLFISDEEVIAYGVEMLVAYMLSGPVIGILFVNMNCMQSVGHAFPATVLSVLRQGILLIPLLYLLRALFGLEGVILGQSLTDYIAIILSVFMWRRIRGTLSDRTNP from the coding sequence ATGGATGAACATGAATTGATGGGAGAGCTGAAGATTTCCAAAGCGGTCATGAAGATGGCGGTGCCCAGTGTGATCAGCAGTCTGGTGACGGTGGTCTATAATATGGCGGACACCTTTTTCGTAGGACAGACGGGGGATCCGCTCCAGGTGGCGGCGGTCAGTCTGACGAACCCGATCTTTATCCTTCTGATGGCGTTCGCCAATATGCTGGGAATGGGCGGAAGCGCGGTACTGTCTGTGGCGCTGGGAGCGAAAGATGAGAAAAGGGCGAAGAACGCTGCGGCTTTTGTGACCTATGCGTCTCTGTTTCTGGGCATCCTTGCGGCGGCAGTCATGATTCTTTTCATGGACCCGATCCTGACATTGTTTGGAGCCAACGTGGAAACTTATGAATTTGCCAGAGGCTATACCTTCCATATCTCATATGGAGCTCCATTTATCATCTGGTCGGCGGCGGCAAGCTTTATCGTCCGGGCGGAAGGCGCAAGTAAAGAAGCCATGGTGGGAAGCATGATCGGAACCATCGCGAATATCGTGCTGGACCCCATCTTCATTTCTGTGCTGGATCAGGGAACAGCCGGGGCAGCCATTGCGACTACCATTGGGAATGTGCTGGCAAGCGTTTATTACCTGTGGTATTTCCTGAAGAAAAGCCGGGTGCTTTCCATCCGATGGAGAGACTTTACGGTCAGACAGGGCATCCTGACCAAGACCTGTTCCTCCGGTCTTCCCACAGCAATCTTTTCCGCGCTGATGAGCGTGTCCACCATTGTGCTGAACCAGCTTCTGGTGGTCTATGGCAATGATCCGGTGGCTGCTATCGGCATCGTGTTTAAGGCAAATATGTTCATTACATTTCTCCAAATGGGCCTGGCCAATGGAGTACAGCCCCTTCTGGGATACAATTATGGTTCCGGCAATATTAAGCGGTTCCGGGGTGTGGAATCCTATACCAAGAAATGCTGCCTGGCGGCAGGTGTGGCCGCAACAGTATTGTATTTTGTATTCCGGGAGCCGATCATCCGTCTGTTTATCAGTGATGAGGAAGTGATCGCTTACGGTGTGGAGATGCTGGTGGCCTATATGCTGTCCGGTCCGGTGATCGGGATACTTTTTGTGAATATGAACTGTATGCAGTCGGTGGGCCATGCCTTTCCGGCCACGGTGCTGTCCGTGCTGAGACAGGGGATCCTGCTGATTCCGCTGCTGTATCTTCTGCGGGCGCTGTTTGGCCTGGAAGGCGTGATCCTTGGACAGTCTCTGACAGACTATATCGCCATCATCCTGTCGGTATTTATGTGGCGGAGAATCCGTGGAACACTGAGCGATAGAACAAATCCGTGA
- a CDS encoding nitroreductase, with product MEIMEAMKQRHSVRQYTDQRIEKEAAEKLQREIDACNKESGLHIQLVTDEPKAFDGFMAHYGKFSGVKNYIALIGKKGPKLEETCGYYGERLVLLAQRLGMNSCWAAMTYSKIKGAYEVKAGEKLCCVISIGYGVNQGVSHKVKKVEELCQVNGQMPQWFRAGVEAAQLAPTAMNQQKFYFVLKEDQVAAKTKAGFYTKVDLGIAKYHFEIGAGVGNDWKWAQ from the coding sequence ATGGAGATCATGGAAGCAATGAAACAGCGCCATAGTGTGCGGCAGTATACAGATCAGCGGATAGAAAAAGAGGCGGCAGAGAAACTTCAGCGGGAGATAGATGCCTGCAATAAAGAGAGCGGCCTTCACATCCAACTGGTCACAGATGAACCGAAAGCGTTTGACGGTTTTATGGCACATTATGGTAAGTTCAGCGGAGTGAAGAATTATATTGCCCTGATTGGAAAGAAAGGGCCGAAATTAGAAGAAACCTGCGGATATTATGGAGAAAGGCTAGTTCTGCTGGCGCAGCGGCTTGGAATGAATTCCTGCTGGGCAGCAATGACCTACAGCAAGATCAAGGGGGCTTATGAAGTGAAAGCCGGAGAAAAGCTGTGCTGTGTCATTTCCATTGGGTATGGTGTAAACCAGGGAGTTTCCCATAAGGTAAAGAAAGTGGAAGAACTCTGTCAGGTAAACGGCCAGATGCCCCAGTGGTTCCGGGCGGGAGTAGAAGCGGCCCAGCTTGCGCCTACGGCCATGAACCAGCAGAAGTTCTATTTTGTGCTTAAGGAAGATCAGGTGGCGGCCAAAACAAAGGCCGGTTTCTATACAAAAGTGGATCTTGGAATCGCAAAATATCATTTTGAGATAGGCGCAGGCGTGGGAAATGACTGGAAATGGGCTCAGTGA
- a CDS encoding nucleotidyl transferase AbiEii/AbiGii toxin family protein codes for MKRRWSMYLHKDREMFKDMVEQTAEQSGRTPIVVEKDYYVTLILKLLSEQLDLCVFKGGTSLSKEYHVINRFSEDIDITFKEHIGESRRKKLKNVVLKGISEELEMPIANWNETQSDRDYNAYFFSYTSVFELEDERLPQYIKLETALGSYAFPTQSVEIHNYIGDYLEKRNRIDLAKQFSLDRFSMNLQSLERTYIDKIFALCDYYMQGKSKRYSRHLYDVYKLTPLIDFDNKFVSLVKEVREHRAQMTVCPAAKEGVDVSAIITEFCDNSFYEEDYQSITSYFTEDFVFYEDTIKNMRKIIQDISF; via the coding sequence ATGAAACGGAGGTGGAGTATGTATCTTCATAAGGATAGAGAAATGTTTAAAGATATGGTGGAACAGACTGCTGAGCAAAGTGGAAGAACACCTATAGTGGTGGAAAAGGATTACTATGTTACACTGATCCTGAAATTATTATCAGAGCAGCTTGATCTGTGTGTTTTCAAAGGAGGGACGTCTTTATCCAAAGAATATCATGTAATCAATCGTTTTTCTGAAGATATTGATATTACTTTCAAAGAGCATATAGGAGAGAGCAGAAGGAAAAAACTTAAGAATGTTGTTTTAAAAGGAATAAGCGAAGAACTGGAAATGCCGATTGCAAACTGGAATGAAACCCAGAGCGACAGGGACTATAACGCTTATTTCTTTTCATATACTTCTGTATTTGAACTGGAAGATGAAAGACTGCCGCAGTATATAAAACTGGAAACTGCATTGGGGTCGTATGCATTTCCGACACAGTCGGTAGAGATACATAATTATATTGGGGATTATCTGGAAAAGCGAAATCGAATAGATCTGGCAAAACAATTTTCCCTTGACAGATTTTCAATGAATTTACAGTCATTGGAAAGGACTTATATTGATAAGATTTTTGCTCTTTGTGATTATTATATGCAGGGAAAATCAAAGCGGTATTCGCGTCATTTGTATGATGTCTATAAACTTACTCCGCTCATTGATTTTGATAATAAGTTTGTCTCATTGGTCAAAGAGGTCAGGGAGCATCGGGCTCAAATGACTGTATGTCCAGCCGCAAAAGAAGGAGTAGATGTATCTGCCATTATTACAGAGTTTTGTGATAATTCCTTTTATGAAGAAGATTATCAGTCTATCACCAGTTATTTTACAGAAGACTTTGTGTTTTATGAGGATACCATTAAGAATATGAGAAAAATTATACAGGACATTTCTTTTTAG
- the hflB gene encoding ATP-dependent zinc metalloprotease FtsH, whose amino-acid sequence MVILVLLLFNLLFMPWAAQRSVEEVGYDTFMDMTENQEIGRVEIQENQILFTDKEEKHVYKTGVMDDPGLVDRLHDAHAEFASEIIEQMSPLTSFLLSWVLPIVIFIALGQYMSSRLMKNAGGKNSMMFGMGKSNAKIYVKSSDGIKFSDVAGEDEAKENLSEIVEYLHDPKKYKEIGASMPKGILLVGPPGTGKTMLAKAVAGEANVPFFSISGSEFVEMFVGMGASKVRDLFKQAEEKAPCIVFIDEIDAIGKKRDGQYGGNDEREQTLNQLLTEMDGFEGNAGVIILAATNRPEALDPALTRPGRFDRRVPVELPDLKGREEILRVHAKKIKAADDVDFGKIARMASGASGAELANIVNEAALRAVRDGRRFATEADMEESIETVIAGYQKKNAILTDREKWTVAYHEVGHALVAARQNHSAPVQKITIIPRTSGALGYTMQVDEGNHYLMSKEELENKIATLTGGRAAEELVFGTITTGASNDIEQATKLARGMISRYGMSKDFDMVALETVNNQYLGGDASLACAAETQAEIDRQVIGLVKKQHEKAGMILMENKEKLDELARFLYERETITGEEFMEILNR is encoded by the coding sequence ATCGTGATTCTGGTTCTCCTGCTTTTTAATCTTTTGTTCATGCCATGGGCAGCCCAGCGTTCTGTTGAAGAAGTAGGGTATGACACCTTTATGGATATGACGGAAAATCAGGAAATTGGCCGGGTAGAGATCCAAGAGAACCAAATCCTGTTTACGGATAAGGAAGAGAAACATGTTTATAAGACCGGTGTGATGGATGATCCGGGTCTGGTGGACCGTCTTCATGATGCGCATGCGGAGTTTGCCAGTGAGATTATTGAACAGATGTCGCCATTGACCAGTTTTCTGCTGTCCTGGGTCCTTCCTATTGTGATCTTTATCGCGCTTGGTCAGTATATGTCCAGTAGATTGATGAAAAACGCGGGCGGAAAGAATTCTATGATGTTTGGTATGGGAAAATCCAATGCCAAGATCTATGTGAAGTCTTCGGACGGAATCAAATTTTCCGATGTGGCGGGAGAGGATGAGGCAAAGGAAAATCTGTCGGAGATCGTAGAATACCTGCACGACCCCAAGAAATATAAGGAGATCGGAGCGTCTATGCCCAAGGGAATCCTGCTGGTAGGCCCTCCCGGAACCGGGAAGACGATGCTGGCCAAAGCCGTGGCAGGAGAAGCGAATGTGCCGTTTTTCTCTATCTCTGGATCTGAGTTTGTAGAAATGTTTGTAGGAATGGGGGCTTCTAAAGTCCGGGATCTTTTTAAGCAGGCGGAAGAAAAAGCCCCATGCATTGTATTTATTGATGAGATCGATGCCATTGGAAAGAAGAGAGACGGTCAGTATGGAGGAAATGATGAGCGGGAACAGACTTTAAATCAGCTTCTGACAGAGATGGATGGTTTCGAAGGCAATGCGGGAGTCATCATCCTTGCGGCTACCAACCGGCCGGAGGCACTTGATCCGGCGCTGACCCGCCCGGGAAGATTTGACCGCCGGGTTCCAGTGGAACTGCCGGATCTGAAAGGCCGGGAAGAAATCTTGAGAGTACATGCGAAGAAGATCAAAGCAGCGGACGATGTGGACTTTGGGAAGATTGCCCGTATGGCTTCAGGAGCATCCGGAGCGGAGCTTGCTAATATCGTAAATGAAGCGGCCCTGCGGGCGGTCCGGGACGGACGGCGTTTTGCCACAGAAGCAGACATGGAAGAGAGTATAGAGACGGTGATCGCGGGATATCAGAAAAAGAACGCCATTCTTACAGATAGAGAAAAATGGACGGTTGCTTATCATGAAGTAGGACATGCTCTGGTGGCCGCGAGGCAGAACCATTCGGCGCCTGTGCAGAAGATCACCATTATCCCAAGGACTTCAGGAGCTCTTGGGTATACCATGCAGGTGGACGAGGGCAATCACTATCTGATGTCCAAAGAAGAGCTGGAGAATAAGATCGCTACCCTGACCGGAGGCAGGGCGGCAGAGGAATTGGTATTTGGAACCATTACCACGGGCGCTTCCAATGATATCGAACAGGCCACCAAACTGGCCAGGGGAATGATCTCGCGGTATGGTATGAGTAAGGATTTTGATATGGTGGCCCTGGAAACAGTGAACAATCAATATCTGGGCGGCGATGCGTCTTTAGCGTGCGCGGCTGAGACACAGGCGGAAATCGACCGCCAGGTTATTGGACTGGTAAAGAAACAACATGAAAAAGCCGGTATGATCCTGATGGAAAATAAAGAAAAATTGGACGAACTGGCGCGCTTCCTGTATGAGAGAGAGACGATCACCGGGGAAGAATTCATGGAAATCCTGAACCGCTGA
- a CDS encoding MarR family transcriptional regulator, which yields METGKMINRISNRLRRRSQKAQETIGITGAKGNILDYILIESEKRSVYQKDIEKEFDLRPSTATEVLKNLEKEELIVRVPDKQDGRYKKIVFTKKAEEIRSVLRREIQRSESILLRGITGEEQDIFMKITKKMLENLEQEEL from the coding sequence ATGGAAACAGGGAAGATGATCAACCGGATTTCCAACCGTCTGCGGCGCAGATCCCAGAAAGCACAGGAAACAATAGGGATCACCGGAGCAAAAGGGAATATCCTGGACTATATCCTGATCGAGAGCGAGAAGCGCAGCGTCTATCAGAAAGACATAGAAAAAGAGTTTGACTTAAGGCCTTCCACGGCGACAGAAGTATTGAAGAATCTGGAAAAGGAAGAGCTGATCGTCCGGGTGCCCGACAAGCAGGACGGGCGGTATAAAAAGATCGTATTTACAAAAAAAGCGGAAGAGATCCGCAGCGTACTAAGAAGAGAGATCCAACGTTCTGAAAGTATCCTGCTTAGGGGGATCACTGGGGAAGAGCAGGATATCTTTATGAAGATTACGAAAAAAATGCTGGAAAATCTGGAACAGGAGGAATTGTAA
- a CDS encoding winged helix-turn-helix transcriptional regulator gives MTDKKLPHDHGQKIERELEHMPGTEAFQTVADIFKQMGDGSRVRIFWLLCHCEECVINISSMVDMSSPAVSHHLRQLKTSGLITSRREGKEVYYKAAETQQAQLLHHVIEQVMEIACPSA, from the coding sequence ATGACAGACAAGAAATTACCTCATGATCACGGACAGAAAATCGAACGGGAACTGGAACATATGCCTGGCACAGAGGCATTTCAGACGGTAGCAGACATCTTCAAGCAGATGGGCGACGGAAGCCGTGTGCGTATCTTTTGGCTTCTCTGCCACTGCGAAGAATGTGTCATCAACATTTCTTCTATGGTGGACATGAGCAGTCCCGCAGTCTCCCACCATCTCAGACAGCTAAAGACCAGCGGTCTGATCACCAGCCGCAGAGAGGGCAAAGAGGTCTATTATAAAGCGGCCGAAACACAGCAGGCGCAGCTTCTGCATCATGTGATCGAGCAGGTCATGGAGATTGCCTGTCCTTCCGCGTAA